The region CGCCGCCATCGATCAGATGAAGGCGATGGTCTTGCACGAGAGCATGATCGGCTACCCCCCGTGGCTCAAGCTTGCCTGCAGCGGCGTCTCGAGCGGCGCCTTCGCCGTTCTGCTGGGCGGAGGCGTCTACGATTTCATTCCCGCCACGCTGGCCGGCCTCTTCGCCCAGATGGTCTACAGCCGCCTCTGCCGAAGAAGCCCGGAGTTCGTCGCCATCTTCTTCGCGGTGATCATGGGCACCATGTGGGCCCTGGTCGCCGACCGCCTCTTCCTGGGCACCTTGCGCTACATCACGGTGGGCGTGGTCATGCCGCTGGTGCCTGGGCTGGCGCTGACCAACGCGGTTCGCGACCTCATCTTCGGTGACCTCATCAGCGGTCTGTCGCGGGGCGCGGAGGCGGTGCTCAGTGCGTCTGCCATCGCGGGCGGCGTCTACACCGTTCTGGCCCTGTTCAAGATGGGACTCTTCATCTGATGTCTGGCCTCGAGAGCGCGAATGAGCTGACCCCTCTCCTCGCGCCGCTCATGTGCTTTCTCGGCGCCTACACCATCGCAGTGTCATACAACGTGCCGAAACGAGCGCTGCTCTACTGCGGGCTGCTCGGAAACGTGGCGTGGTACGTTGAGATCTACTGCTCCGACCTTCATCTGACCGAGATTGCGTCGAACTTCCTCGGAGCCCTGGCTGTTGCGCTTCTGGCCGAGAGCCTGTCTCGCATGCTCCAGCTTCC is a window of Pseudomonadota bacterium DNA encoding:
- a CDS encoding threonine/serine exporter, which encodes MRLVLLAGRVMLESGANASRIEETLMRLALSCGVDSIDVFCTLTGLFFTVVKNDEVLTRVLSVRQHGTDLGRIAAVYDLSRAVESRAVDCHAAIDQMKAMVLHESMIGYPPWLKLACSGVSSGAFAVLLGGGVYDFIPATLAGLFAQMVYSRLCRRSPEFVAIFFAVIMGTMWALVADRLFLGTLRYITVGVVMPLVPGLALTNAVRDLIFGDLISGLSRGAEAVLSASAIAGGVYTVLALFKMGLFI